A genome region from Anastrepha obliqua isolate idAnaObli1 chromosome 4, idAnaObli1_1.0, whole genome shotgun sequence includes the following:
- the LOC129244259 gene encoding uncharacterized protein LOC129244259 produces the protein MPSIAHPRFIFYLLCAASLLAVVRSDPNSTRKPRRYEDSNEDIAYEAAKQLGQLNYRLNQLAFEEQSRQISLPNVTINNLVSRIPCTCDKGICKCCAGFLSVIGLNSCTEVVYRPEEFSFELRMRVNNNVWFKRKVSGQNPPPFCFRPPRFNFARACIQFHDIWFVGRNMHVCMYLSGSFQGYELFERNFDCLLFGDKGVKIVKPEQGYPVRPTDVDIDDSDDEIEEYDENVVRRKRHRRLSKVMRSKSEA, from the exons ATGCCTTCAATTGCGCATCCTCGCTTCATCTTCTACCTGCTCTGCGCCGCCTCTCTGCTCGCTGTGGTGCGCTCCGATCCCAACAGCA CTCGGAAGCCGCGTCGCTATGAAGATTCCAATGAAGACATCGCCTACGAAGCAGCAAAACAGTTGGGTCAACTAAATTATCGCCTCAATCAGTTGGCTTTCGAAGAACAGTCACGACAAATTTCTCTGCCAAATGTGACCATTAACAACCTGGTGAGCCGCATACCCTGTACCTGTGACAAGGGCATATGCAAATGCTGTGCGG GTTTTTTATCCGTGATTGGCTTGAATAGCTGCACCGAGGTGGTCTACCGACCCGAAGAGTTCTCCTTCGAGTTGCGCATGCGCGTCAACAATAATGTGTGGTTCAAACGCAAAGTATCTGGACAAAATCCACCACCTTTCTGCTTCCGTCCGCCACGTTTCAATTTTGCGCGAGCTTGCATACAGTTCCATGATATTTGGTTTGTGGGTCGAAATATGCACGTTTGCATGTATTTGTCGGGCTCGTTTCAAGGATATGAGCTGTTTGAGCG taatttcgACTGCCTACTGTTCGGCGATAAGGGCGTGAAAATTGTCAAACCAGAGCAGGGCTATCCAGTGCGTCCTACAGATGTGGATATTGATGATAGCGACGATGAGATCGAGGAGTATGATGAGAATGTGGTGCGCAGAAAGCGACACCGACGTCTGAGTAAAGTAATGCGTTCAAAATCTGAGGCTTAA